One window of Candidatus Methylocalor cossyra genomic DNA carries:
- a CDS encoding FAD:protein FMN transferase, translating into MAATPHCPFMSRYHCAFALLGLVLLSACQAPTETELTGAIQGTSYHIKLVLAGLPVTVDQVKADIEETFRQVDEKLSNWREDSEISRINAQKTSDWLPVSPELATVLAIARSVHDRSGGCYDLTVKPIFDLWGFSKHAGKIPEPAAIDRALAHVGMDKLELDEAQRRLRKLDPALEISLDSIAQGYTVAAVAERLERRGIHNYLAEIGGEMKVKGKKANGQPWRVAIEKPTPFTREVQRVLDIQEEKGTAVMTAGTYRNFFQEQGQTYSHILNPKTGRPVTHNLLSVTVLHEDPTWADAWDTALLCVGETEGAKLAEAEHLKALFIYRDGSELKERMSSAFLAEPPAQR; encoded by the coding sequence ATGGCCGCCACCCCCCACTGCCCATTCATGAGCCGCTACCACTGCGCCTTTGCCCTGCTGGGCTTGGTCCTGCTGAGCGCCTGCCAGGCCCCCACCGAGACCGAACTGACCGGCGCCATTCAAGGCACGAGTTACCACATCAAGCTGGTGCTGGCCGGGCTCCCGGTGACGGTGGACCAGGTCAAGGCCGATATCGAGGAGACCTTCCGGCAGGTCGACGAAAAGCTCTCCAACTGGCGTGAAGATTCGGAGATCTCCCGCATCAACGCCCAAAAAACCAGCGACTGGCTCCCCGTGTCGCCGGAACTTGCCACAGTCTTGGCCATCGCCCGGAGCGTCCACGACCGCTCGGGGGGGTGCTACGACCTTACCGTGAAGCCCATCTTCGATTTGTGGGGCTTTTCAAAACACGCGGGGAAAATCCCCGAGCCCGCGGCCATCGACCGCGCCTTGGCCCACGTGGGGATGGACAAGCTGGAGCTGGATGAGGCACAGCGGCGGCTCCGCAAATTGGATCCGGCGCTGGAGATCAGCCTGGATTCCATCGCCCAGGGCTATACCGTGGCCGCGGTGGCGGAACGCTTGGAACGGCGCGGCATTCACAACTACCTGGCAGAAATCGGCGGGGAGATGAAGGTCAAGGGCAAGAAGGCCAACGGCCAACCCTGGCGGGTGGCGATCGAAAAACCCACGCCTTTCACCCGGGAGGTTCAGCGGGTGCTGGACATCCAAGAGGAAAAAGGCACCGCAGTCATGACCGCCGGCACCTACCGCAATTTTTTCCAGGAGCAGGGCCAAACGTATTCCCACATCCTAAATCCCAAGACCGGCCGCCCGGTCACCCACAACCTGCTGTCGGTCACCGTGCTGCACGAAGATCCCACCTGGGCCGACGCCTGGGACACCGCCCTGCTTTGCGTCGGCGAAACCGAGGGCGCCAAGCTCGCCGAAGCCGAGCATCTGAAGGCGCTGTTCATCTACCGCGATGGTAGCGAGCTCAAGGAGCGCATGAGCAGCGCCTTCCTGGCGGAGCCCCCCGCGCAGCGCTGA
- the glgX gene encoding glycogen debranching protein GlgX: MKSVERALDLVPVKKPVFSYCAGSPLPHGVHLHKGGVNFALFSRHATRVWLLLFEDIHATEPFQTIELDPRHHKTGDMWHICIEGAGRGLVYAYRVDGPNAPEHGHRFDSRRILLDPYATALASPPCWDFSGFCSTGAPTADDPPPHPPAIVKNVVTANGFDWEDDRPLYHPWSDLVIYETHVRGLTMHPSSGGKFRGSYLGVIDKIPYLKRLGITAVEFMPLQEFNPHENTLVNPETGERLKNYWGYNTIAFFAPYEGYGSRLYPGCQVDEFKAMVKALHKAGIEVLLDVVFNHTAEGDETGPTLNFRGLDNSIYYILEEDKRRYKNYSGCGNTMNCNHPVVRNYILDCLRYWVVEMHVDGFRFDLASILGRDRNGQLVPNPPLLEQIAEDPILRDVKLIAEAWDAGGAYLVGRFPGERWSEWNGHYRDDVRRYWRGDPGMAGALASRLCGSADVYEHSGKAPVNSINFVTCHDGFTLNDLVSYERKHNFANGENNRDGCNCNYSANYGWEGPTDDPTINRIRLRQMKNFMATLLVSRGVPMILGGDEFCRTQRGNNNAYCQDNEISWYDWTLVEKNRDFLEFVRGMIAFRRRHPVLSREKFYRPEDVSWFNPAGLIPDWHGDTAIGSHIHVRDEEGPELCLLFNAHPHPVSFVLPAPPQGCRWFKMVDTDAAPPFDVCQPGHGVPQQEPSLWVQDRSMVVLVAEPSA; this comes from the coding sequence ATGAAATCCGTCGAACGCGCCCTGGACCTCGTGCCCGTCAAGAAGCCGGTGTTTTCCTACTGCGCCGGTTCTCCCTTGCCCCATGGCGTGCACCTGCACAAGGGTGGGGTGAATTTTGCCCTGTTCAGCCGCCATGCCACGCGGGTTTGGCTGCTCCTATTCGAGGACATCCACGCCACCGAGCCATTTCAAACCATCGAATTGGATCCGCGACACCACAAGACCGGCGATATGTGGCACATCTGCATCGAGGGGGCGGGCAGAGGGCTGGTCTACGCCTATCGAGTGGACGGGCCCAACGCGCCGGAACACGGGCATCGCTTCGACAGCCGGAGAATCCTGCTCGATCCCTATGCCACGGCGCTCGCCAGCCCCCCCTGCTGGGACTTTTCCGGGTTTTGCTCCACCGGCGCTCCGACCGCGGATGACCCACCCCCTCACCCGCCGGCCATCGTCAAGAACGTGGTCACGGCCAATGGCTTCGACTGGGAAGACGATCGGCCGCTCTATCATCCCTGGTCGGATCTGGTCATTTATGAGACCCATGTCCGAGGACTCACCATGCACCCTTCTTCCGGCGGTAAGTTCAGGGGCAGCTATCTCGGCGTGATCGACAAGATTCCCTACCTCAAGCGGCTCGGCATTACGGCCGTCGAATTCATGCCGCTGCAGGAGTTCAATCCCCACGAGAACACCTTGGTCAATCCGGAGACCGGCGAACGCTTGAAGAATTACTGGGGCTACAACACCATCGCCTTCTTCGCCCCTTACGAAGGATACGGCAGCCGTCTTTACCCCGGGTGCCAGGTGGACGAGTTCAAGGCCATGGTGAAGGCCCTCCACAAGGCGGGGATCGAGGTGTTGCTCGACGTGGTATTCAACCACACCGCGGAAGGCGACGAGACCGGCCCGACCCTCAATTTCCGCGGACTCGACAACAGCATCTACTACATCCTCGAGGAAGACAAACGCCGCTACAAGAACTATTCGGGCTGCGGTAACACCATGAACTGCAACCACCCGGTGGTGCGCAATTACATCCTCGATTGCTTGCGCTATTGGGTGGTGGAAATGCATGTGGACGGCTTCCGTTTCGACCTCGCCTCGATCCTCGGGCGCGACCGCAACGGCCAGCTAGTGCCCAATCCGCCCCTCCTGGAACAAATCGCCGAAGATCCCATCCTGCGCGATGTCAAGCTCATTGCCGAGGCCTGGGACGCGGGTGGGGCCTATTTGGTGGGGCGGTTCCCGGGCGAGCGCTGGTCGGAGTGGAACGGCCATTACCGCGACGATGTGCGCCGCTACTGGCGGGGCGACCCGGGCATGGCGGGCGCCCTGGCCAGCCGCCTGTGCGGTAGCGCCGACGTCTACGAACACAGCGGCAAGGCGCCGGTCAACAGCATCAACTTCGTCACCTGCCATGACGGCTTCACGCTGAACGACCTGGTCAGCTACGAGCGCAAGCACAATTTCGCCAACGGCGAGAACAATCGCGACGGCTGCAATTGCAACTACAGCGCCAATTACGGCTGGGAGGGACCGACCGACGACCCGACCATCAACCGGATCCGGCTACGGCAAATGAAGAATTTCATGGCGACCCTGCTCGTGTCGCGGGGGGTGCCCATGATCCTAGGGGGTGACGAATTTTGCAGGACCCAGCGCGGCAATAATAACGCCTACTGCCAGGATAACGAGATCTCCTGGTACGACTGGACCTTAGTGGAAAAGAACCGCGACTTCCTCGAATTCGTGCGCGGCATGATCGCCTTCCGGCGCCGCCATCCGGTGCTATCCCGGGAGAAGTTCTACCGGCCGGAGGACGTGAGCTGGTTCAATCCCGCCGGGTTGATACCGGACTGGCATGGGGACACCGCCATAGGGAGTCACATCCACGTGCGGGACGAGGAGGGACCGGAGCTGTGCCTATTGTTCAATGCCCATCCCCACCCGGTGAGCTTTGTGCTTCCCGCTCCGCCCCAAGGTTGCCGCTGGTTCAAGATGGTCGACACCGACGCCGCACCTCCCTTCGACGTGTGCCAGCCCGGGCATGGCGTTCCCCAGCAAGAGCCATCCCTGTGGGTGCAGGATCGCAGCATGGTGGTGCTGGTGGCGGAACCTTCCGCCTGA
- the amoC gene encoding bacterial ammonia monooxygenase, subunit AmoC: protein MAATTVSGVEAQDKPLLDVKWLVFALSIYTVFYIWVRWYEGVYGWSAGLDAFAPEFETYWMNFLYTEIVLEVVTASILWGYLWKTRDRNLAALTPREELRRNITHLIWLLAYAWALYWGASYFTEQDGTWHQTIVRDTDFTPSHIIEFYLSYPIYIITGFGTFLYAKTRLPYFAQGISLPYLILVIGPFMILPNVGLNEWGHTFWFMEELFVAPLHYGFVVFGWLALAICGVLLQIFASFSNLIKKDLCPDLP, encoded by the coding sequence ATGGCTGCAACCACCGTAAGCGGTGTAGAAGCGCAGGACAAGCCGCTCTTGGACGTCAAGTGGCTGGTGTTTGCGCTCTCGATTTACACCGTGTTCTACATCTGGGTCCGCTGGTATGAAGGGGTCTATGGCTGGTCGGCCGGTCTGGACGCCTTCGCCCCGGAATTCGAGACCTATTGGATGAACTTCCTGTACACCGAGATCGTGCTGGAAGTCGTCACGGCGTCGATTCTGTGGGGTTACCTGTGGAAGACCCGGGACCGTAACCTGGCCGCGCTCACGCCGCGGGAGGAGCTGCGCCGCAACATCACCCACCTGATCTGGCTGCTCGCCTATGCGTGGGCGCTGTACTGGGGCGCAAGCTATTTCACCGAGCAGGATGGCACCTGGCATCAGACGATCGTGCGCGACACGGACTTCACTCCGTCGCACATTATCGAGTTCTACCTGAGCTATCCGATCTACATCATCACGGGCTTCGGTACCTTCCTGTATGCCAAGACCCGGTTGCCGTACTTCGCGCAGGGTATCTCGCTGCCCTACCTGATCCTGGTGATCGGCCCCTTCATGATTCTGCCTAACGTCGGGCTGAACGAATGGGGGCACACCTTCTGGTTCATGGAGGAGCTGTTTGTAGCGCCCCTGCACTATGGCTTTGTGGTCTTCGGCTGGCTGGCGCTGGCCATTTGCGGCGTGCTGCTGCAGATCTTCGCCAGCTTCTCCAACCTCATCAAGAAGGATCTTTGTCCGGATCTGCCTTGA